The DNA sequence GGTATGAAATTGATGCGCAGAAGGATACTGGTCGAGCACGAGGCCACACCTGTCGTCATATGCCCTTGGGAGTCCATAACGATAACGTCACCGattctattttctattattattattattattattatgtttttacaAAACCCTATAACCTACGCACCCTTACGCCCCTcggcctctctctccctctccccggCCGCTGCCGCTTCTAACTCTATAATAAAGTCCTTGAACAGTCAGTCCTTGACCCGAGGATTCACCCGTTTTCCATCTCCGGCCTGATCTCAGGCTCTGATTCACTATACTTGAACCAATCTCGAGGTGAATCAATCCTTAGGTTTCAGCGCATTCATCTTTGGCAGCGGCGGCGGCGTCGGTTTTCCTCCAAAGTAGCGGTCGCAATGAAGCTGGACGTGAACGCCTTGAGATATCTCTCTAAGGATGATTTCAGAGTTCTCACCGCGGTCGAAATGGGAATGCGCAATGTACTTATTTATATTAGTCAATTTCTTATTTATCAGTGTGGATtatacttcaattttttttttaatgttttgaaatCTGACTATCATTTGGTTTCAGCATGAAATTGTGCCTACAGAACTCGTGGACAGCATATCCTCTCTCAAGTATGATCTTCTTTTTCGTACTCGGGCCTTTGTCTATTGtatgctcaataaaattttgtttacgattagaaaaaaagtatgatcttcttttttatttttcccgttacttttactttattttccaGCTATATAAGATATATCTATCTCACCTACTCGCTCTCTTGCTTTCTATTCTTAACTCCTTAGCTAGTAATACTTCCTATGCTTCAAGTATTATGTATTGTTTTGATAGTATATGAATCCTTGCATGATGTAGACACGGGGGTACTTACAAAGTCTTGAAGAATCTGCTAAAGCATAAGCTCTTGCATCATGACTCCTCCAAATGTGAGTTTGCTGCGCTTGAGTATACTCTTTAATTTTGATGGAACAGCTCAcgacaattttttatttctatttttgatgCCTGATTTGAGTATCTCTGCTTATGTGCATCTAGATGATGGGTTTCGGCTCACCTACCTGGGTTATGATTTTCTTGCTATTAAGACCATGGTTAACCGAGGAGTTTTTGTGGCTGTTGGTCGTCAAATTGGGGTTGGAAAAGAGTCTGGTATCTTTTCTTGCCTTGTAATGCGTTACCTTTTCTAGTATATGTTAGCATTTCTTGACGACATTCTTGAATGGGTTCGTTTGTTTTCTTCAAGATATCTTTGAGGTTGCCACTGAAGATGGTACAGTCCTAGCAATGAAGTTGCACAGACTCGGTAGAGTTTCTTTTAGAGCTGTTAAATCTAAGCGTGACTATTTGAGGCATCGTACTAGTTATAATTGGCTGTATCTGTCTCGGCTTGCTGCACTCAAAGAGTTTGCTTTTATGAAGGTTCTCCGCTGCTTTTATTTTCCATGTGTGTGTTACCTTTTTTTTAATCGATTTATTGTGATGTTATTAGGTGTTGTCTTGACACTTGTGTTCTGCTCAATTAGGCTTTGGAAGAACACAGTTTTCCTGTTCCACATGCTGTGGACTGTAATAGGCATTGTGTGATTATGTCACTCGTCCAAGGTTACCCTCTGTGAGTGttccttatttattttactcatcGGTTTCCCAGTTCATGTCTCAATTTAtatctcatttatataaaaaaaaatgtgttatgACTTTGGGAGAAATACAAACCCTTGTCCATGAATCTGAAATGAAAGATGTAAAAGGTTTTTTTATGGTGTCTAATATGAACTGTTAGTACATCTGAGGTACAAATAGTATTTTGaccgaaaaaaataataaagtccTGAAGGTTAGGAAAAGAAACACACCAAATGAGCAATCATCCATGATAcaaggttttaaaaaagaaaccctTAAGGGCCAGTTTGTCTTCTCCTTGTATATCACAATAAGCAACCTGGGATCATCTTCCACCATGCTTCTTTCTAAGTAAAACTCAACCTTCCTTTCCAACATGCCCAAAGCTCCATCATGCTACGGGGCATGTACAATCTAAACTGAACAAACTGAGTATTGCATTCCAAAGAgttacctcacaatgcaaaaaGAGATGATCTATCGTTTCTTCACTCCTACCCATGCCACACCAGTCCATCACTACAATGCTCTTCTTCCTCAAGTTATTTATAGTAAGGATCTTTCCTAAAGCAAATGTCCGAACAAGGAAAGCTACTCTCCTTGGTGCCTTGTTCCTAAATATTCTTCCATGGAAAAGGGTTCCCATCATGGGGATATAGAACATGATTAAAAGATTTTACTTTAAACACATCACACTTTGAGAGAGCCCAACAAAGCCTATCCTTGCCACCACTTCTCAATCAAATAGAATACAAACGGTctaaaaatgagataagaaatatAAGAACTGATGGTAATTTTACAATGAGCTCCTCTTTGTTTGACATGTCCTCTTCTGGTTCCTTCACCCTCCTCCcctcttttttcctttgttttcttctgtTTGCCTATATGCTTTGGAATTACTAGAAAAACACCAATGGAATTTCATTGAGCAATGgaatagtactttttttttctttttttgacagGTAAATCAAATAGTACTAATTATCAGTTATTTGTATATAATGCAGTGTCCAGGTTAAGCAATTGCAAAATCCAGATATGGTTTTTGAAAGGATCATTGGTCTTGTTGTTCGTATGGCAGAACATGGCCTCATTCACTGTGACTTCAACGAATTCAATATTATGGTAGGCAATTAAGGCACTCTGTTTGCATCTTAAGAGCTGTATTCTTATTATTAAACTTATATTGggtctccatattcctaatgaCCTAATCTGTCACACATGGTTGTCAACTCCCTCATCGGATTGATATGATGCTTTTTGTGGAAAATTTCTTATCAGCTTCCTCATTCAGTTTACTGGTGAACTATTAATTATTTGCCAATTTGTATGCGGTGTAGATAGATGATGATGAGAAGGTCACCATGATTGATTTTCCACAAATGGTATCTATGGACCATCGTAATGCACAGATGTAAGAAATGCCATCTATTCTGATGTATTATGCTTTCGTCCTATTGATTTTATATCTGATCATTTGCTTTTTATAATATCTAGTTGCTATATTTGATATTCGTGATTTGGATGACAGATGAAGTTCTTTTGTATCTCAATATGTTCTCGTCTTTCAGGTACTTTGATCGTGATGTTGAATGCATCTTCAAGTTTTTCAGAAAGAGGTCAGTGTGTATCTTGGAAGTCTAATTCTTATTAAGCTGTTTGGGGTTTGCTTTTTGCCTACGTGAATGTTTATGAAATGTGTGGCAATTTAATGGATATAACAACATTTATTGTTACTTGTTATCcagatgaaattaaataaaggAGAAAACCCTATATTTTCTAAGTCCATTACTACCTCTTGATGGAAGCTTCATAGTCTGTCATTTATTTAAATGCCTCTGTATGAGAAATATTGACATACCCTTTTACTGACAAGCAACCTTACCATTAATCAAACCAGTTCTTAATAATTAACTTCAGTCTTTGCttttaaataacctatttatgCCATCAATAATCATGCCATCCATTGCTATTGTGGTACGGACCAATATGCACTGTATAAATGGTAATAGTGCTTTTAGaaagtcttttttttataagtaagagataaatattattgatatgaatgaagtaGGCATAGCCTGTGTACGCAGAAAGTATACAGAAAGTAAAGAGAGGAGACAAGGGAATGAGCATAGGAATTATGGTACCATTGCAAGAAGGGGCACTCATGAGAACGTGAAAATTACTtgcactataattttttttataggtaatcaagaagttttattcattagAAAAGAAGGCATATCCCAAGTACACTTGCACTATaactttaatatattatatctaacTGTTTATTTGTATGGTATTGAAGTGATAATCTGTTGATCAGTTTTGTGGAGTAGGGCTTTGGTTTTTAGAGATTGGAATACTTTAAGAGGTTGGAATACTGAACTCCACCCATaggatttcttttttcatttgggGGAGGGGGTTTGGATTAAACTTTCTTCTGTATACTTGTAAGAAGAAGGATCACTAAGAAGAAAAAATCGATGACGGTCGATACCAAATTATGAATGCACAAAGTAAGAAGTGTGTTCTCATTTAGCACTTTCTGATGTCAGGAGTATTTCTCAGAGGTTGTATACCTCAGCCTTCAATCAAGAAATAAATTCTTCCAAAGAGGAGAATAGGGAACACACTGCAAAAGTAGTCCCACAGAAACCTCAGAAagtagaaatataaaaatatcagactTTGTTGccatttatttcaattttattacctataaaaaaaagtttcaaagaAGAAATGATTACATGGTGCAATACCTACTGGAAGAAAGaccaaaattttttacttaaaaccTTAAGAGAGCTGAATGAGAGTATGTAGTTCTAAATCACTAGAAATTCCTTGTTTAATTAAACAGTGTagttacattttatatatgcaaaCTAACTTCAAGTTTAGTATATGTGctaatttcttaaattattctttaaaaagttAGGTATGCCTGATCATTCTCTTTTTGTCTTGTAGGTTCAACCTATCTTTTGAAGAAAGCCCAGATGAAAATGATGGTTCAGAGGTAGACACGGATGAAAGTGGCAGGCCTCGCTTTTCTTCAATAGCAAAAGGTGTTGGTTTTCTAGACAAGGAACTTGCAGCTAGTGGATTTACTAGAAAGGATCAAGAAGACATTGAGAAGGTATGCTAAAgtatgttttattgaatttccaTTACCACTTCACAGAGATAGGCTGAGGAGGGATGGCTGTACATCTAAGTAGCATAGGTACTTGCACTGAATGTTGTTCTTATCATAAcctacctatcaaaaaaaatatcgtTCTTATTATAACCATAGTTTTCCTGTCATCTCTTGCTGTATTGGTTCTAACTCTGTTCGTGGTTGCAcacatttttccttttacctTGTCTTCCTCGCACCTATATTTGTGTTCTCGTTCAGATGTTCATTTAATACTAGCTTTTAGGACCAATCACTCTACTACAGTGGGCGCACTTTGGAAGTACTTCATGTTGCTGAACCTACTCTGTTTTGTCAGCAATTTTCTCTTCATTCTTCTCCCTCCAAAATattgctgataaaaaaaaagtcctaaGAGTTTATGCATGTAGCCAAAATCTTTCTGCATGTGGACGTCAGTTCATTCTTGAACTAGACAAATCTGGTGTCATCATATATTACTTTGTACTCTTTCTGCAAAGCTTTTCATCCATGGTACAGATGCCTTCCTTGTAGAGGATGTGTCTGATATAACAGGTTTATGGAATCCGAAAGCTCCTCCTTTCATGGATGTTGTTTTCTGCTTGCTCCACAAATGTTGACATGCGGTAggctttttataattttttaggacTATTCCTGGTGTGGGGTGTACCTGGCTCAATATATTATTCTCTATCAATGGTCTTGAATATATTGCTATTTTATATAGTTCATTGAAGGAGGGATTGAAAAGGATGTGGATTCAAGCGATGAAGAAAGTGAGGATGGTGGACGCAATTCTGACTCTGAGTTAAATAAATCTGATATCAATGGTGTTGATTCTCTGCACTTGCTAGAtcaggtatttttttaaaaagagatggagcaaatatattattctttttttagcaGTTATGTTATTCATGTTTCACTCTAGTATAGCTATTTATGCTTCCGACTCAAAAGATTTGCTGGGGTTTGAGGCCTTAAGGTAACACCCAATAGATGGAATTAGAAGTGTTGCTTGGAGAGAAAGCACTGTTAATGCAAATTGCCACAACCTATGAATTTGCATAGAATAAACTAAATTTAAAGTTCTTCTGTTtgtttggtggtttttttttttatttaaattttggggaacctctccaaggcaagaCCCTGTGGACCCACCCTTGCAGAGTAAATCCCGGTCCTATGCACCACACTCTCGGAAATTTCCCTACACGGAATTGGTTAAATCGCTGGATTTTCATTAGaaggtgtggccccaaaggattgtttgcacctgtgaggtgttgaaccttggaccttgaatgGAGtaataccccaagaccaaggctttcaccacttgggccaaccccttggggttaaaGTTTTTCTGTTTGTTATAGGGTAGTCGGAACAATATTTACTGATTGAGCTGTGAAAAGTTGAGTTATAACTTAGAATCTTATAATATCTGGGCTTGGCTAGAaatcttcctctctctctctctctagtagTATTCTTCAATATTATGCTTCTTTTTTTGGGCATTGAACATTGTAATTGCTAACACGTAATAAAATTCAGCAAGGGCAGACAATTCACTGTGATGAAGAAGCCAGAGTAGAGGAGAACcaagaaaattctgaaacagGTCAAAGTCAAACCAGTGTACCTGAATGTCCAGATGCGAGTGACAAGGTATGCTGtcattcttttgtttctgatTCTGTGGTTGCAAATGCTGTGAAGTTTGGAGTATAagtaaatgttttctttttaagatgCTGGAGTACAGTCTCACTCATGATATTGCAGATATATCATCCATGTGATAGTCCCTGTTAATATTGATGTTTTTAGATATGGTTCctacaattaaaacaaaaacacaccACTAACGCCTAATTCTTCATGATTTTGCTTATTACTTACTGTCACTGCTGATTCTTGTCCTTTTACTTTCAAAGTTTGGGTACTTTAAGAGCTCATGTGTACTAggataactaattaattagaataaaaatacttGGACCATTTTAGCACTCATCCGTCATTCATCCTCTTCCATTGTTGATATTGTGGATGTGATATATAAATCGTACTTACAGTTAAGACAACtgtatagaaaaaatattgagaatagccaataagaattgaaaaaacatgtacttgggctttgcctattaccatgaataaaacttcttgattacttataaaataaaaagaattgaaaaaacaTATTAGGGGCTGCACTTCGCGtctaattttttgtaaatttagaGCTATTGTTTATCTGAGATGTTTAAaacatgagtaatgctacatacagtcgtggagtgcgcaagcgccgtgcaatcgctttgaaaaagagtggggtccactattaaaaaattaatttcttttcatgtgggttccatatttattcactttttgtAAAGCGACTGCActgcgcttgcacactcacgactgcaagtatcatttctcttaaaacatATCTATTATGTATTAGAAGCTAGTGATGGTATACGAGGCATTACAGTAATTTTTTAACCTCCAGGAGGAAGAGAACGAGACTATGAACAATAATGATGCTGAATTGACAAAGCGTTTGAGAAAGCAAAATCGACGAGTCATAGCATCAGTGCGTGGAGGACGGAAGAGTCTTGCCTCCAGAAACAGCTACAAAGACAAGGGTGGCAGTTCTTCTCGAAATTCCAAAGTCCAGAGACAAATGAGCGGCTGGTGAAATTTTGTGAAAGAAACATCATGTGGTTTATGGTGAAGAAGTTATGAGAGGAACTAGACCTTTTGCTGCATAGCTCTGACCATCAAACAAGCATGGTGATgggaaataagaaaacaaacccaaatcgCTTTGTAAACTACCAGAGAGGCTTATaatatagctagctagcggGGGCACATATGGCTTGCCTTACTCCAAAATTTtgtattacaaaattattttctacatGTGGTAATATAAAAGTCTTGGGTAAATTATagatttattacttaaatgggCTCTCCTTGTTAATGTGAAGTATTCTCAGCTTGCCTTGGTATTATAGATGGTTTATTGTTCTCAGCTGGTCTGACAGGCAAATGATATGACCAAACCTGGGATACAAAATTCttcatttgcattcaaaatttatctcaactcattttattttatcattataatttttttaaattctcacataaaatataataaacaattcaacttttcaaattttaaaataatttttttaaatttttatataaaatataataaataatttaatttttattttactatttgcaaaccatatcaatttatcttaactcatctgtGAATCTAAACCACTCCTAATTCCATCCCTCTGATTCCCACTAAATATTTGGATCCAATTTAgagttggaatttttttttttaagtggtatTTGGTCCATAGTCGTCGATTTTTCGCCATAATAGTGAATCTTAGAGATTGTAACCTTCGCAAGAAGACATGTCGCCCCATTCCAAAATTTCTACCGAGTGAACGCACTAATTTCGTGGGTGTAATTGGGGAATTGGATCTTTTTCATGTGCtttctaaactttttttatttttgcagatgagatgagataaaattaaagttaaaaattaaataaaatattattaaaatatatttttttaatattatttttattttagaatttaaaaaaattgaatttttattttatttaatataaaaaattgaaaaaattgtaatgattagacgaaatgatatgaaatgagaatgattgaaaaaacaaacgagacaaaTATTTGGGTTCATAAACTGATTCGTTTGACGGGTGACGGGTTTTGGGGAGGCCTTCACGCACATGATAGCGAACATAATCTGAAAGATCATGATAATTGACTAAAACAACATATTCTATTGACAGCAAACCAAAACTTAGATggcaatttgttttttgtttttttatttgctagAAATATTACATGTTTGTATATTCTTGGAAGATATTTCTTTCAGTTGCTGTTCTTATTGAATGCCAGCCAATGAGCTTTATACATGTATTCAGTAAATTTTGAAAACAGTAGACTCTAACTTCAGTAAAGAGGTTCGAACGACTATAGGGCCTCAATTCATTTGTGTTCACGGGAGACATTCGCATGTTCAATCTCTCCTGCATTGCCTTCTTCCATTGCAGTTTCTGTTTCGCCTGCCTCTGTCAACTCAACTGCCAAACCAGTAGTCTGTCTGCCAACCACGTGGCTAGATCCATGAGTAGTGGTAGAGCCGTAAAGTCTAGTGCCATTGGCAGCCTTTCTCGAACCTGTGGTCTTCTTGGCATGTTTAGCCCAGTCAACTAGTCCTTCTTGTACGTGTTCTGTAAATATTCCCTTTTTCAATGAACTTCCCATCTACGTTTCAGGGAACCATAAAAACAACAACTTTCATCAGCCAAGAATCCGAACAACAAGAAGGCAAGTTTTCAATGGTGATCCAACTAACCAGTGTGACAATTGCGTAGAGTGGTAGGGTGCTGTAGCTGCAGACGAACTGAATGAATGCCCTGAGAATGCAAATTGGCATCGAACTAAATCATAAGATTTTGTGCCTCAATATAGAGATATGGTTCCAAGAATAGAACATATGTAAATCATTGTTTTGCATACCCTATCACCAGTCTCGGGATGACAAAACCGATTTGTCCCATTATGCAGGAGTCAAAATCATATTGAACCTGCAATAGATTGCATAAGATAAGATCCATCTGTAGTTCACGTTTCAAATTTTATGGATTTTGGTAAGTAGGTAATGAGCGTTGAGTTATGTTTTACCCATGTCCAAAAGAAAAATGCCAGTTCAAAAGCATTCTGAAACATGATGATATGAATCAATAAGAGAACAATCTTGGGCCTATGGAACCAGAAGTGGTCATCTGAAGGTTTAACTACCAACTCCCCTTCAACTGCCACATGTTTCTCTGCAACCTCCTGGGCCAACTGGCAAATCACATGCTCCAACTTGG is a window from the Juglans regia cultivar Chandler chromosome 7, Walnut 2.0, whole genome shotgun sequence genome containing:
- the LOC109009007 gene encoding serine/threonine-protein kinase rio2, translating into MKLDVNALRYLSKDDFRVLTAVEMGMRNHEIVPTELVDSISSLKHGGTYKVLKNLLKHKLLHHDSSKYDGFRLTYLGYDFLAIKTMVNRGVFVAVGRQIGVGKESDIFEVATEDGTVLAMKLHRLGRVSFRAVKSKRDYLRHRTSYNWLYLSRLAALKEFAFMKALEEHSFPVPHAVDCNRHCVIMSLVQGYPLVQVKQLQNPDMVFERIIGLVVRMAEHGLIHCDFNEFNIMIDDDEKVTMIDFPQMVSMDHRNAQMYFDRDVECIFKFFRKRFNLSFEESPDENDGSEVDTDESGRPRFSSIAKGVGFLDKELAASGFTRKDQEDIEKFIEGGIEKDVDSSDEESEDGGRNSDSELNKSDINGVDSLHLLDQQGQTIHCDEEARVEENQENSETGQSQTSVPECPDASDKEEENETMNNNDAELTKRLRKQNRRVIASVRGGRKSLASRNSYKDKGGSSSRNSKVQRQMSGW
- the LOC109019453 gene encoding MLO-like protein 1 isoform X1 — encoded protein: MAGGGEGTTLEYTPTWVVAVVCSVIVLISLVVERTLHSVGKMFLFLFLQYLKKNNQMLLFEALQKIKEELMLLGFISLLLTVFQDRIAKICISEVLANKWLPCKKEKDNDAGDSSSSSSTAHFQTFFKYPSFVLPAGTARHLLAEASASTESCAKGKVPMLSLKALHHLHIFIFVLAVVHVIFCALTILFGGAKSLLAVGTKLEHVICQLAQEVAEKHVAVEGELVVKPSDDHFWFHRPKIVLLLIHIIMFQNAFELAFFFWTWVQYDFDSCIMGQIGFVIPRLVIGAFIQFVCSYSTLPLYAIVTLMGSSLKKGIFTEHVQEGLVDWAKHAKKTTGSRKAANGTRLYGSTTTHGSSHVVGRQTTGLAVELTEAGETETAMEEGNAGEIEHANVSREHK
- the LOC109019453 gene encoding MLO-like protein 1 isoform X3; this translates as MAGGGEGTTLEYTPTWVVAVVCSVIVLISLVVERTLHSVGKMFLFLFLQYLKKNNQMLLFEALQKIKEELMLLGFISLLLTVFQDRIAKICISEVLANKWLPCKKEKDNDAGDSSSSSSTAHFQTFFKYPSFVLPAGTARHLLAEASASTESCAKSLLAVGTKLEHVICQLAQEVAEKHVAVEGELVVKPSDDHFWFHRPKIVLLLIHIIMFQNAFELAFFFWTWVQYDFDSCIMGQIGFVIPRLVIGAFIQFVCSYSTLPLYAIVTLMGSSLKKGIFTEHVQEGLVDWAKHAKKTTGSRKAANGTRLYGSTTTHGSSHVVGRQTTGLAVELTEAGETETAMEEGNAGEIEHANVSREHK
- the LOC109019453 gene encoding MLO-like protein 1 isoform X2, with the translated sequence MAGGGEGTTLEYTPTWVVAVVCSVIVLISLVVERTLHSVGKYLKKNNQMLLFEALQKIKEELMLLGFISLLLTVFQDRIAKICISEVLANKWLPCKKEKDNDAGDSSSSSSTAHFQTFFKYPSFVLPAGTARHLLAEASASTESCAKGKVPMLSLKALHHLHIFIFVLAVVHVIFCALTILFGGAKSLLAVGTKLEHVICQLAQEVAEKHVAVEGELVVKPSDDHFWFHRPKIVLLLIHIIMFQNAFELAFFFWTWVQYDFDSCIMGQIGFVIPRLVIGAFIQFVCSYSTLPLYAIVTLMGSSLKKGIFTEHVQEGLVDWAKHAKKTTGSRKAANGTRLYGSTTTHGSSHVVGRQTTGLAVELTEAGETETAMEEGNAGEIEHANVSREHK